Genomic window (Lutra lutra chromosome 6, mLutLut1.2, whole genome shotgun sequence):
atgaagCAGGCCATAATACCTTCCTAAATTGAGCTGTAAATTTAGTTCTGAGCTTCCTGATAGttgaaataaaaaggagaagTTACAAAATTTCAATTCAGGGGAAACCAAACTTCTGCTAATACTAAACTCTAAAGGAAATTTCCCTTAGGGACTGTGTCCCAAAACAAGATGAGGAGGGAAGACTAGTGTGCCTGTCACCAGtgttttctggaattttctccCTGTTCCTCCCTATGCGTATGAAAGTGTCTTGCCATAAATACATCCCACATTGAAGAGTCTGCATGGTCAGGTtcaagaaatcagaaaaactaCAAGTTTTGTAAAAGAGTTAGAGGGATCTGATGTTGTAGTTCACAAAAGGAATTTTCCCTCATCTATGTCAGAATCggaaagaaaaatgagtgaattgtttttctattctatgTAGATACAATTCACTGAATCCAATAACGAGAAGTCAAATGGAAGTCTGATTTATCCAAGACACACAGAAATTCAGAGGCATATCAGTGATCTGAATCCGAAAGATATGAATCAAGTTATTCATTATACTCATTGATAAAGCAATCTTATACGACAGCATCTAAatgtaaaaacacagaaaaaaaatcatattgtcATTAGTCATATTACCACAGATCATGTGATGCAGATTATAAAAGACATTAtgtctctgtattttaaaaaaattatctttactaATGCTAAAACTACCCCCAAAGTCACAGCTTCTGtagtaaacatttaaatgtatGTTAAAACTGGCAGCTCTCTAAGAGTGACAGCTCTCTTGGTCCATATTAAAACTGATGAAGAAATCAttgatgaaaaattttgaaaatatcatttaGCGAATGAAATATCATCATGGTGAGGTCAGGAATATTACCTTAttgataaaatattcatttcccGTAATAAATGGGTTTGGAGTCATCAATTATCAGGAAATTATCAAACACTGGTTTtgatgtaaatatatttaataagtcATGCTTATTGGATTCATATCGATCGATTCTTCCACAATTTTcactcagaaaatgaaatctgtgCAGTTAATTAGTTGAAAATAACAACTGCTGGTTCAATTAAATTTAGCAAATTTCACATTCTAGTTTTACCATATGTACATTTGTTTGAAGTAATAATTCAACTTCTGTACTAGATTGCATATTTTGGAATAAAGTAAACAAATTACATTATGACATGGAAATATctctaaaaatacacatttgattTCCTCTTGGAAAATTAAGCACAAATGGCTTAAGTGAATCCCTAATGAATGACCGCAAAAATTACTTGATTACATGGGTATAAATTTGACTTAGCCATTAATAACTTTTACATAAAACTATGCACATTAGCAGTCATAGGATACATTAAATTTCTCTCCTAAAACAttacccattaaaaaaaagacgaagaagaagagagagggagagagacagaaaagaaaaaaagaaaggaaaagcttgGGAGTGCTGCTTTGCTCTAGAATTAATAAGCCAGAGTTTTATTCATATCTAAGTTGTGGGAAAACTGATGGgatcaaaaaatatttcaagttggAAGAATGTGCAGTCAGGAAATACCGCTGGGCAGCTAGGATGAAGGTACTAGTAATAAGTAAGTACCTTCATCCTTGCTTgtagaaaagcagagaagaagtATATACACATTTAAGGCTGCTGTGCACTTGGCACAGCGTCTCACAAAATCTTAACAAATGCTCTCTTGGTTGGGTCTCATTGCACTTTGATGAGCCATGCAGAGTTGGGGATATTGTCTTTTCACAATAGAGTTAGTCATTATGAGATATGCTCAAGGTCAATCCACAATCTGGATCTTCTGACAGAATTTAGGCATGGAGTCTATGCCTAAAACATCACAGCTATTTGAAATACAAATAAGTATGATTTGACGTTAATTAATGCAAATATGTGTTACTACAAACTGTTTCAGTCATGGTGTAGTCCGCTTTCAATAAAGAGCTCAATAAAGTGTATGTGAAGGGCAGTAACAACAGCTAACTAACCCTATTCATATCAAATAAACAACTATAGAGCGACTATTACTTGCAAAGTATTGTGATTAACAGCTAGTCATGGATAGCAGGTTGTTTACtgaggtcctttctctttctccccctatatgtatgtatataattttctatTCAACTAGTTTACCCAACCTCCACTGAAGATAACGTGTGACTTTATTACAGAAATAAAGTTCACAATACAGAGGATTTGTATATAAAACTACCTTTTCACTCTTGAATgcaattttcttttagaaagggggaaaaaaaagagttggcaGTGCCATACCACCCGCGTTTTAGAGGAGACCTCTATTCCAGATACCTGGTGTTCTGGCAAACTTATTTACACAAATGCATCAACCTGCGTGCTGTCTGGTTAGACACCTTAAAGCAATGTTCTAAAAGTAAGGGCCTTAATTTGCACCGTCGATAGTGCTACAACGTGTTTGTGCAGTTTTCCTTCACACAGAGGAACTTTCGCCACAAAAGGAGTTTAAAAGTTCAGGGTAGGGATTTAGGTGACCTACAAAAGTCGTACGTCCAGCGTCCCCATTTTCCTCAGTACCTTATATTACTATACAGTAATTTAAGCACCAGACCTGCCTTGATAGCCTCTCACTTTGTGACACAGCTCCAGCCGGACTTGACTTGCTCAGGGCGCCAGGATCAGGGTCCCACCGCAGAGCTCAGGGAGGTTTGTTCCTAGTGGATCAGGGCGGGTGTGTTGCCGGAGTCGTGTTCCATTGGCTACACTCTCGGGGACTGGCCGGGTTTTCCGACACTTGATTGGATGGAACTTCCCCCTGTAGGCCAAAATCATTGGAGGGTGCGGGAgccagggggcggggcgggctccCCAGGATTCTTGACCGAGCGCGCTCAGCTGCGGAGCAGGGCGCCGGGCGCCGTACTGGAGCTGGTTGAGAGGGCAGACCCAGAGGGAGGACGGGAGGGTCCCGGCGCGGAAGAGGTCTGGAAGGGGTAGAGCGGGGCCGTGGCTGGTCGCCGGCCGCCCGGAGGGCAGTCTTAGGTTCCCCGCGGCGGCGGCCGCTCCAAGACAGCATCTGTCAACGCTCTTCCTCAGTCCTCCTCCTTTGGCCGGGCCGGGCTCCTCTGGAGGCGGCTGGGAAGACGCGGGACCCACCGTGACGAGCCCATCAGCTGTCAGGCGAGCGGCGAGGCGACCCGAGGGCGGCGAGAGACACACAAAGAACGCGGTGAGCGGCGGCGGCGAAAGGGGGCGGCAGATTCGGGACGGCAACTCCCGGCCGCGCCCGCTCgtgccgccgccgccggggcTGGGTCCGAGGCCGCGGAGACAATGCGGCCGGGCTTCGGCCCCGCGCGCCTCAGAGTGCGGGCGCCTGCGCTCCCCTGGCCCCTATTTGACCGTCCCTCGCCTCGCCCAGCCCCCTCCCGGCTGGCTTGGCCCCCGCCCGGGGAAGGGGCGCCCCCTCGCTCCCGCAGCCGGGAAGGAAGTCCGTTCGCGGCCGCCGAGCCCGGCAACTTGCGAGCGGGGAAAAGTTTGCGGCGCCTCCGCGGGGCGGCGCGCCGCGGCGCCGCCCGCCCCTGGCGTTCGCGGTCACAGCCGGTGACTTTCTGGACTAGTCGTCAGTCCGGGCCGCGGCGCTCCAGGCGGCGACTGCGGGGAGGGCCAGAGTCCGTCCGAGGGCGCCCGCGCCCGGGGCTGCGGGTGAGTTGGCTTTTTGGGCGCGATGGGTTTAAgttgtctggggcgcctgggtttgGGGAGAAAGcccggagagtgcctttaatactTTTTGGAGCAGGCGGGGAGAACAAATATAAGTGCGATTGCTTAAGAGTCGCTGACATGCCGCTGGCTCGTGAACCGTATCGGTAGGAACCTTTTAGGAGCCGGGGCTACTGAGGGCCTgtgcagggtgggggttgggaggtggaaAGATAAGAAGGTCGCGCACCGGCCGTGCCAGTAACTGGCTCTGCGTGACCTTGGACAAGGGACTTAATCACTTAGCTCTCCTCATCCGTGATACAGGAGGCTAGAGCTACGTGATCTCTGGTGTCTTACCGTTTTTAAATACATCTCGGTTTGAGATTTTCCTTGGGCCTCAACGTGGTACAGGAGTTATGAACCAGTAGGCCAGGATATATTTACAGGCGCCTGTAAGGAGTCACCTTTCAGCCTACTGAGAACTAACTTTTAAGTCTGATGCTTTCAAACAGTAATATTGGAAGGTTTGGAAGgtttttttcagtgaaaataatTACCCATTGTTTAAAAACACTTCTTTAAACTGATCTACTTTGCTGCAGCGTTTGGAGTAGTAGCAgccaggctggggacagagaTCCAAGCTTGAGGGTAAAGTGGCAGGTGCCTCCAGCGATCCCTTCATCCCTTCTGGATTCAGTTTAGGGGGAGAACAAGGCTTTTATTATACATAGGAGAGAGTAAACAGGGCAGGTGTTTTGTTGTAAGTTTTCTGTATTGCTTCTTTCTACCGAAAACTTTTGTGTGGAGGGCAGTGGGGGAATGGGCTCTAACTTttgacaaagggaaagaaaatggcatttgTAACCAAAGTAAATCTTAAACTAATGTAAATCTTCCTTACAGGAACAGTAACACATAATGCAAGTACATCTTGATCTAATTTTAATGAAGGATTGAAAATAGCTGCTATGTTCAGTATCACTGACGCCAAGATGGCTCACTTACATAATCTTCTTTGTTGGGATGTGTTAGTGACATGTATAATTTGGATAAATTATTAATGTTAAAGGTTTGGTCTGGGAATggttttggaatattttcatcacagGTTGTGTTGCAACACAACGGAGTGTTAACTTTTGGTTATGATaataacctgcttttttttttttcactaaaaagtGAAATCAAGCATTTTCCCTAACCAAAACTCTTTCAACTATTAAATGTTTATTCATCTGTACTGAATACAGgataaattattttgttctctcaatgataaattttcccagttttttcaCTATTCATGAGCATGAAGAGTCAGGTGCTCCACTGGGATTTCTcttctcatggagcttataatAACAAAAGctgatttcttttaatgtaaGTGCATTCATACACTCAGTAAGTATTCGGTGGataaaatacccagtgcttagataagaaataatttaaaattctttttacccATCCTTAAAGAGAATTATCATGCTTtagggggaagaaagaaggtgTCAAACAAAACTGGCAGAAAAACTGAGTTGAATTCCAGTATCTATCctgaaagtttatattttaaaattagggaTACAGATTTGGAAAGAGACAAAGATAACTGATAGGGTTTCCAAGAGAAAGATAGCAATATGGATTtaacataatacattttatgaCCTAGCTTTCTTTGAGGAACACAAACCTTTAAAAGgtatgtttcttaaattatcaGTAGCTATTTGCATTGTGATTGAATGTCTAATTATAACCTAATCATAACCCTTATATTTCACTTGAGTGATATCTGATTCTTAAATTCATTGTTAAAATAACATAAAGTAAACTTTTCAGGGCAGTTGCGTGAAGGGAAGTATACCTTTTGAAATCAACTAAATCTGCAGTGAGAAAATTACCTCTAATCTTAAcaccaaatataaaataagcacTGGAAGTAGCATCTTTCCAAGAAGGTCTTCACTCTAGACAAATGCTATGTGTGCAGAGGGATACTATGTGGACTACATCATATATAAGATACTCTGGTTTTCCTAAGGGGTCTGTGTAATAGTCTATTTATTGACAAGAAAAGTAAGTCCCCAACATTTGTAAGCCTGGAAACTTGTGGAAAGCCTCTTGGCCTTATTTAAAAGTGACTACTCATCCTAAAACATAGCACTGATAGTTGAACAATGAGCTGTCTGTAGAATGTGCATTCTCCTCATAGCAGGTTTGCTGGCTGGGCAGCTTTGCAGGGGGTTAGAACCCTGAATCTGAGAATGTGGTCTTTAGATCACTTGTATCAGAATCTTTGTAGCACCTGCAAAACTTCAGACCTCTGGATAACTTTCTACACTTGAAGAATCAGAATGTCTGTGAGCAGAATCTAGAGTCTGTATTCTTAACAAGCTCCTCCCAAAGTGAGAATCTCACTAAATTTCGAGAATTAGTGTTAAGAGTTTTCTGTCCAGTGGTTAATGGCAACCGTTGCTTCCCCCAGGAACATTTGAAAAgtatccctccccccaaccccattctCACTGCTCTGATCATTTCCCCTCTGACACCAGAATTGGTGGCTTCATCTCTTAACTGTGGCCAAGAAGCCCCTCACAAACTGCTTCTACAAGCAAACCAAAATACCATCTATAAGCAGAGTTAAGGCAGCTCTGGAACACAGGGCCAAGAGACCCCTTCTTCTATGAGGTACttccaccaccctctcctccagCTACTTCCTCATCAAGGAAGGAGATGAGGTTTCAGGCAGATAATTGGGAAAACACCccaagggaaaaaaggaacagagctAGAATGCTGGATGGAAAGCTGTCCCCTCAACATAGTTTAACATTCATATTTGATGATTTGAGTTCTAAAGCTGATTAATTTGGCAATCAAGTGTGAGGCATAACCTAGGCCCCTTCCTGTATATTGGTAAAACTTTAATCTACAAAACTGTATAATGCTCCTGTAATCTCTATATCCATAAAATCCCCAGCATTTcagtattttcatgtttattgaagaaaaagagaagagtttaGGAGAGAAGTTCAAAGCGTAGTTTAAGGAGTCAGCACACCTGATTTAATTACTGGCTTAGCCCGTTACTACCTAGGTGACTTTTAGCTGCAACTTTGACCCtgtaagcttcagtttccttccttggaaaatgagaataatagtacCTGCCTCACAGGAGTTGTTTTGGGAATTATATAATACACAAATTAGTGATAGATAATAATTGTCACTCACTATATACTCCATATCtgtacttttaatttattatagtaacttttaaatttcttttttagccCTGGAGAGTTGCTgcagaagagaggaagacaaCTCAGGAGGAGATAAGTCACTCTGGACACAGGGAAGGTCACACCACTAAATAATAATTGTTGAGCAGAGGGGTAAGGGACAAGGGAAGGATGCAGACTGCAGCCCTGATAATAACCTAGGCTTCCTCATGTGTCACCCTGGTTCAGGTGCTATCTTCTCTACCCTGCTCCCTTTTCATACCACTTGATATACTATTTTTGAttcactttgagaaacactgattaATTAGTCTGCCTCAAAATGTTAATCCCGGTTTTGGATTTTAGTATCTGGATCCTCAACTTTGCGGTAGCTTAGGGCTGGAAGTTGTCTCTCCTCTTGGCATCTAGCCTTTGGAGTTATTGAAGAGAAGAGATATCTGTCTCtaaccccaaagaaataaatccaGAATCTAACTCCAAATTTGCCTTTTCAGAGAAGTGTATGCCATCAAGATATGGCGATGTGATGAGAGAGGCCACTGCCCTCTGACTTTGAAAAATACCTTTACTTTCCGGAGCTCTTCTACTTTTCAAAGTACTTTGACTCTTATTAGCTCACTTTTTCCTTACAATCCtataaaatatcaacattagTAGACAGACCCCCATGAGGCCTGTCaaatctttctcttctccctaccTCCATTCTCTTGCAAACCTATTGCAAGGCTAGTCTTTGCTATCTTCACAACATTTTTCTTGAAATCAAAAGACTTCCATCACTTTCTATATGTCCCCATGTCATATTGAACCTCCTCTGCCTGGTTTATATGGTGGCCTTAAAAATAGTGTCCCATTCTactcaaaatatattctttccaTAATTTCTGCAATATGGCCTACTTACTCACCACTGGGCCTAAGCCCATATTGCTTGCCTCATCGGGAGAGAGACATCAGTGATGCCTCCTTTTGAACCACCTAGATTCTACCCATTCTTCAATTTCCAGCTTCTCCTTGGAGCCATCCCAGATCATCAGTTCCTTAAAATTCCACCTTGCTCTGAACTCCAGTGGTAGCCATGGCTATTTGGTCAATTATAACCTGGACTTAAAGTCCTAAGGGAGAAAAAGTATAGCATAAATCTGATATAGAGAAGAAAGTACTAGgctaaaaagttttattaaagacCTGATGTCTACTAATGAGCCGTGGGAGGAAAGCCAACTTGCTCTACCTTTGTGGTTCTACATTTTCTGAGCTGTGAATGTAGAAGGGTTTGGGTCAGATGATGTTGGTGGTGCCTTCTCATTCTGGGGTTCTGAGACAACTTGGCCTTCCCTGTGTGGGATGGGATTCATACTGAGTTCTTGGATTAAAATGTCAGGAATGGACACTCAGTGCCTTCGGGACTTGTTCTGTCCCACAGATCTCTAATGCTAAACTTGTTTAGTTTTTGAATGCCGTGTACCTTTTTTACCTTGTCTTTTAACCGCAGCATTCAGGGAAGGCTAGTAGGGGTGAATTAAGTAGCAGGATGATGCATTACAGATAATAAAGAGTTATCTTGTGACTGACTTCCTATGATGGAATAAATAGTGTCAGCAATTAGATAATCCTTAAGCcatagcatttaaaattttgcatgtTATCTTCATTGGGTAGTGCTATATgttaaataaagttatattttcttttaatcatttcatAAGTGGAAACACATTAAAACAGTCAAACTCTAGGATAGACACTAGATGACTTTCCATAGTAATCAGGTTAGTGACATGTAAATTTgcatctgtatgtatatatatatcacatttaaatTAAGGGTATCCCTAAATTTTGATGTGCTATTATACATTGACCAGATTTAAGAAGAATAtctctttaaaatgtgttgaCATTTAATTGACCTTTGAAAGTTCATTCTGTTAATCATACTCAAAGTGCTAAAGCTATGGTTGACTGCTCTGGTGTTTTTACATTCAGTCGTGCTTAGCATATAAATTCTTCAGCATAATTGCTACTTATTTAGCAagagtttcctttcttctctgaaaatatgagttgtgttttatttttgcatcttttttttttttttaactttgcttcAGGCTGGATGGTGTTAGAGGTCTGAATTGAAATGCTTTCCTGTCATTAGTTGTATGGGGTATGGCTTCTTAATATAGGAGTAGTGGAAATTTCTTGCTTAGTGGAAGTCTACTGGCAAAAATTCGAGGTATGCTGCTAAAATTTAGAGTCACTTAGCACCTCAACActacatatttttaacataataaacTTATGAAAATCTTTCAGTTCCTTTTGTGTAGATTAAAACTATCAATACTAGTACTTCTTATTAAACAAGGATTCAAAGGATTTGTTTTCATAGCAAACTCTAATTATATTCCTTGAATTGCTGTGAgtggaatttaatttttctataaatgatgtacatgtttttaaaaagtcaaatgtttcttttttaaagcttaacaTTTTATTACTATCACCTAGAGAACATCTGctgaattgtttaaaaatttctggGTATTCAATTTATGAAATCAGtctatggaaataatttttaatatggttAGCTGTCTTACAGTCTTCTAAATTAATATTCCCAGTGATCATGGAAAAGTAGCTAGCTTTTGCTAAAtgtcaatagaaaaataaaagcatataatttctgattttttgctAATTTATCTTTGAGACTCCAggcatattttttcaaaatatttttatcgtaaaagcagtttttaaagagagaagataaagTTTAAACcagagttttttattttcatgaggTCATTTTTATACCTTTTACATATGTAGCTCTGTCTTTGCAGTATATCTTGTTCCCTGGTTGGAATAAGTTTTAATCTtgttatatcttttatttattcacatattaTAAGCATGTTAAACAGTCTCATCTCATGAAACTGaacttattttctcattattgtcTCTTCTTCCATATTGTGCTTTTTTCCGGCCTTTTTCTGTCGAGTTTTACAACTTACAGCTGTCCTTTTCATCTCATTATACCCCCACCTCCAAGGGAAAATAAGGTCTTTTGCCTTAGTCCAAACATTTAACTTGAAACTTTGTCCTTTTTTACAATATACAATGAAGCCTCTTAAATAATATTAtctaaataatacataaaaatttcaaatgactACAGTGCTGAATAGTCAAATACGGGATATCCTAGACTAAGGGTGAACTCTCACACTTCCATTTTGTAAACTGGTTTCAACAcatagatttatttcttccttgataaTATAAGTATCTTAAGACCAGGCTAGAATTGCTTCAATACAAAATGTTTAGATAAAGCCTGGTTCCTTGGGTAAGCTCTCTTAGTAATTCAACTGGATTGACGACACATACAAAATCAAgacatttgttcttttctgtttgaaGTCTGTTTTACCAtcataaaaagtttttttgtcatttgaatccatatatatgtattcacagataatttattttattttcactttatttaacaaatttttatgtcattctttcatttaccactgttctaaacacttgACAAGTATTAGTTTCTTTAATTATCTTGACTCTATAGTTATGGTTATTACTATATAATTAGAGTTATTATCATTGTGCAATTAAGAGAACAGAGTTTTATTTTGTGGTAGGCCTTAAGTGAGGGGAGGCTGATGAGTATAGGCATAGTGGATAACTTAGAAGTAGTGCgaagaatcaacaaaaaaatgtGCAAGAGTTTTGGGAAGATGAGTCTACATGGAAAGGGTCAGCCAAAATTAGAGGAGACCCTCCTCAGTCTTGGGAAGTCATCATTGCATCAGAAGAGACCATTGCCTTGGGTTTCAGCTGCATGGTGAGGTGGGCTGTACTGCCTCATTGTGATTCGCATGGACCTTTATGCCTTCCCTCATCCTAGCATTTCTCAGgacaagtttcttttttcctacagAGTTTGGCTTCTCTCTTAGCTGTAAGTTTAGGCATTGCAAATACAAatgaatggtttttttttccccagccttAACCCCAGCCCACTCCATTTACTATTCTTGCCCTAATTTGTGCATTACTTTGAAAATACTATTCAGtagtgtttatgtatgtgtgtgttgtatgaAGTTTAGGGACTGATGTTAAGTAGTGAGATAAAAGGACAAGTTATCTTTTCTGTTGAAATTGGggatggaagaagaggagagaactgCTGAAtatcagagaggagagagacatcatggaaaagaagagatatgtggaggaaaaaaagatggtgaaaaaatgaagaaagagaattacTGATTTGCTTTACACCCACACCTCCTCCCCAATTTCACAGTAACAGAggcagtttctctctcttttgcctgACATGAGGTTCACCGGGAAGTTATGCGCTGTGGGAGTGGAAAATTTCTCCCTTTTGCATTTTGAGACTTGGGTGTGCTGCTTTGAGATGCCACTGGTATCTAAGTAATATTTGTTTATACTGGATATTTTTCTCTGTAGCCTTTGTGGATAGGGCTTAGAATACAAACAATACTGTTAGCAGAACTGTAGGTACTCGATtgctatgtttattttattagttaaaaaaCTGCCAGAGCCCTAGGACTTCTGAGCACATTGAAAAAAATACCAGAGACAATTTCAAGAAgtgctttggaaagaaaaaataagaaaagttagGAGTTTCAGGCTCTAGAATGCCAACCAGTGTTGGTAGGTTTCTTTTAAGTTAATGTCTTCAAAAACTCTAAGGATagtttcattaattattttttaaagtgagttaAAATTACTCTTCTGTATATAAATCTTGTCTTGGTAGATAGCATAGGTGAAAAAAAAGTGCGGCACTTTTGTTGCACAGAATATAAAACTAAGGTTAATTCTTTAGGGAATTTAGGATTTTCTGGATGCTGCTTAAATCATCTCTAATGACTTTACTTGGTCAGATGACAGGTCCAAAAgtatttcttactgatttataattGTATTGGGACAGAATCACTGAAATTGTGATGTTCCCAGAAAATCTAAAATATGGTCACTTTTATCCTTAAACTTTCTGAAGATTCAATTTATGGTCCCCTGAAGTCTCTTTCTT
Coding sequences:
- the LOC125101904 gene encoding putative uncharacterized protein encoded by LINC00472 isoform X3 yields the protein MRPGFGPARLRVRAPALPWPLFDRPSPRPAPSRLAWPPPGEGAPPRSRSREGSPFAAAEPGNLRAGKSLRRLRGAARRGAARPWRSRSQPVTFWTSRQSGPRRSRRRLRGGPESVRGRPRPGLRVSVRWCWATASVASIQVIVIVMITTNHH
- the LOC125101904 gene encoding putative uncharacterized protein encoded by LINC00472 isoform X2 codes for the protein MRPGFGPARLRVRAPALPWPLFDRPSPRPAPSRLAWPPPGEGAPPRSRSREGSPFAAAEPGNLRAGKSLRRLRGAARRGAARPWRSRSQPVTFWTSRQSGPRRSRRRLRGGPESVRGRPRPGLRPWRVAAEERKTTQEEISHSGHREGISKMVLGNSKRGFNSATGK
- the LOC125101904 gene encoding putative uncharacterized protein encoded by LINC00472 isoform X4 encodes the protein MRPGFGPARLRVRAPALPWPLFDRPSPRPAPSRLAWPPPGEGAPPRSRSREGSPFAAAEPGNLRAGKSLRRLRGAARRGAARPWRSRSQPVTFWTSRQSGPRRSRRRLRGGPESVRGRPRPGLRVSVRWCWATASVASIQELTKP
- the LOC125101904 gene encoding putative uncharacterized protein encoded by LINC00472 isoform X1; protein product: MRPGFGPARLRVRAPALPWPLFDRPSPRPAPSRLAWPPPGEGAPPRSRSREGSPFAAAEPGNLRAGKSLRRLRGAARRGAARPWRSRSQPVTFWTSRQSGPRRSRRRLRGGPESVRGRPRPGLRPWRVAAEERKTTQEEISHSGHREGISKMVLGNSKRGFNSGTNKAVIKDLRLNPARPLTFATNTG